A single window of Polaribacter sp. SA4-10 DNA harbors:
- a CDS encoding YkgJ family cysteine cluster protein encodes MEKRLEQLPELAEEAKKESKKYFANLKKRTPKNLDYVMQELHDKEFAKTDCLTCGNCCKTTSPIFTEKDTERISKKLKMKVVDFKSQYLLRDSDDFMVLKTAPCTFFDETDNTCFIYDVRPKACAEYPHTNRKKFIQITDLTLDNTTVCPAAYNIVEALKKRIPYEYNKKKVRS; translated from the coding sequence ATGGAAAAACGATTGGAACAACTCCCAGAATTAGCAGAAGAAGCAAAAAAAGAAAGTAAAAAATATTTTGCGAATTTAAAAAAGAGGACTCCAAAAAATTTGGATTATGTAATGCAAGAATTGCACGATAAAGAATTTGCAAAAACAGATTGTTTAACCTGTGGTAATTGTTGTAAAACTACGAGTCCGATCTTTACAGAGAAAGATACAGAGCGTATTTCTAAGAAATTAAAAATGAAGGTTGTCGATTTTAAGAGTCAATATTTACTAAGAGACTCAGATGATTTTATGGTACTAAAAACAGCGCCGTGTACTTTCTTTGACGAAACTGATAATACGTGTTTTATTTATGATGTTAGGCCAAAAGCATGTGCAGAATATCCGCATACAAATCGTAAGAAATTTATTCAAATTACAGATTTAACGTTAGACAATACCACCGTTTGTCCTGCTGCATATAATATTGTTGAAGCCTTAAAAAAGCGAATTCCTTATGAATATAATAAGAAAAAAGTAAGAAGTTAA
- a CDS encoding sterol desaturase family protein produces the protein METIINYFETIPSSHRSLILVGGITFFWLLEGAIPLFKFDYKKFKHAFPNLFFTLTTVIINFGLAFLLLNTADWVQENNFGIINWLPEMPLWLYVVLGVLLLDFFGAYLAHYTEHKVKPLWMVHLVHHSDHKVDTTTANRHHPIESVIRFVFTLAGVFLVGTPIAIIFLYQSLSLVATQFTHANIKIAPKVDKLLSYVIISPDMHKVHHHNRLPYTDSNYGNIFSIWDRIFGTYLHLDREKIVYGVDTFPDEVKNSSLKELLKQPFQGYKKPTGIEEV, from the coding sequence TTGGAAACAATCATTAACTATTTTGAAACGATTCCTTCTTCGCATAGAAGTTTAATTTTAGTAGGCGGAATCACTTTTTTTTGGCTTTTAGAAGGTGCCATTCCGTTATTTAAATTCGATTATAAAAAATTTAAGCATGCATTTCCTAATTTGTTTTTTACGTTAACAACTGTAATTATTAATTTCGGATTGGCTTTTTTATTGTTAAATACAGCTGATTGGGTTCAAGAAAATAACTTCGGAATTATAAATTGGTTGCCAGAAATGCCGTTGTGGTTGTATGTAGTTTTAGGTGTTTTATTATTAGATTTTTTTGGCGCGTATTTGGCACATTATACAGAGCACAAAGTAAAACCACTTTGGATGGTTCATTTGGTGCATCACTCAGATCATAAGGTAGATACAACAACAGCAAACAGACACCATCCAATAGAAAGTGTTATCCGTTTTGTATTTACATTAGCAGGTGTTTTTTTAGTAGGAACGCCAATTGCCATTATCTTTTTATACCAATCACTGTCTTTGGTGGCAACACAGTTTACACATGCAAATATTAAAATAGCACCAAAGGTGGATAAACTTTTAAGTTATGTAATTATTTCTCCAGATATGCACAAAGTACATCATCATAATAGGTTGCCGTATACAGATTCTAATTATGGAAATATCTTTTCTATTTGGGATCGTATTTTTGGAACTTATTTGCACTTAGACAGAGAGAAAATTGTGTACGGAGTGGATACGTTTCCGGATGAAGTAAAAAATTCTTCTTTAAAAGAATTATTAAAACAACCTTTTCAAGGATATAAAAAACCAACAGGAATTGAAGAGGTTTAG
- a CDS encoding type II toxin-antitoxin system RelE/ParE family toxin, with translation MPNYKLTNKAVADLSKIWEYTFEVWSEKQADKYYDELISNCEEIAENQDLGKIYKGISKKLLGIKSNRHIIFYRTLNKDYVEITRILHERMDLKKKITE, from the coding sequence ATGCCTAATTATAAATTAACGAACAAAGCTGTTGCTGATTTATCTAAAATTTGGGAATACACATTTGAAGTTTGGTCGGAAAAACAAGCCGACAAATATTACGATGAACTAATTTCAAACTGTGAGGAAATTGCAGAAAACCAAGATTTAGGAAAGATTTATAAAGGAATTTCAAAGAAACTTTTGGGAATAAAATCAAATCGACATATAATATTCTACAGAACTCTAAACAAAGATTATGTTGAGATAACAAGAATATTGCACGAAAGAATGGATTTAAAAAAAAAAATAACTGAATAA
- a CDS encoding type II toxin-antitoxin system ParD family antitoxin yields the protein MSKNTSISLGNYFDHFVQSSISEGRFKNVSEVIRAGLRLLEEEESKVIALKNAIQEGIDSGIAHDFDPKKHLESLKAKKHSNA from the coding sequence ATGAGCAAAAACACATCAATATCACTCGGGAATTATTTTGACCATTTCGTACAAAGTAGCATTAGTGAAGGACGATTTAAAAATGTTAGCGAAGTTATTCGTGCTGGATTAAGACTTTTAGAAGAGGAAGAAAGTAAAGTGATTGCTTTGAAAAATGCAATTCAAGAAGGAATTGACAGCGGAATTGCTCACGATTTTGACCCAAAAAAACATCTTGAATCATTAAAAGCGAAAAAACACTCGAATGCCTAA
- a CDS encoding T9SS type A sorting domain-containing protein has translation MKRKLLFLTLLTIYFNLKAQIQVSNFTYNSVQSSSPAYLQEFNNEIFFPARNDGSGRELWSSDGTSSNTNLVIDIEPGETDGLTTFYSTELNNELFFVAKNNYDYSGGEIWKTNGTEVGSSLVTTYNGRLFGMTSVGNDFFMTIKTDGNTLQIWKSDGTSSGTVLVKDNIALMNVPTFQGSVNNIFFFTIQVPSSSDSRVWRSDGTDAGTFALTGEIDGNGSTGSTSDLSQYIEYNNKLYFITRYFLYETDGTTGGTNQVTSVWNAQNNLVTFGDAIELNNKMYFSFFSKGLKKLSIYESDGTSFGTSEIYTVTNSQYFYPSYLNTFGDNLIFSSVNSSNGTSLFYLNSNTNLVSEVVEIDQNPQEPSINLSNYIALSMDQLNGNLFFVSSPKDTNWEKKGWILDITSSTLNPIEELDNLIHLAFGQKIVYNNHLYYSKDYQLWKFDTNSLSISSLNGIEEIQFYPNPVLESISFNKPNDISQIKIYDLNGKLVLRENIYSNNSINIENLTSGIYIIKIFGKNGSIMNRKLIKK, from the coding sequence ATGAAAAGAAAATTACTTTTTTTAACATTATTGACTATTTATTTTAATTTAAAGGCACAAATACAAGTTTCAAATTTCACATACAACAGTGTTCAAAGTTCTAGTCCTGCATATCTTCAAGAGTTTAATAACGAAATTTTCTTTCCAGCAAGAAATGATGGTTCTGGTAGAGAATTATGGTCAAGTGATGGCACATCATCAAACACAAATTTAGTTATAGATATTGAGCCTGGTGAAACTGATGGTTTGACTACTTTTTATTCAACTGAACTTAATAATGAATTATTTTTTGTTGCAAAAAATAACTATGATTATTCTGGAGGTGAAATATGGAAGACTAATGGAACTGAAGTAGGCTCATCATTAGTAACTACTTACAATGGAAGACTATTTGGAATGACTTCGGTTGGAAATGATTTTTTTATGACAATAAAAACGGATGGCAATACCTTACAAATCTGGAAATCAGATGGTACGAGCTCAGGCACAGTATTAGTTAAAGATAACATCGCTTTAATGAATGTACCTACATTTCAAGGAAGTGTGAATAATATATTTTTTTTTACTATTCAAGTACCATCATCTAGTGACTCAAGAGTATGGAGAAGTGACGGTACTGATGCTGGAACTTTTGCGCTAACTGGAGAAATAGATGGTAATGGTTCTACAGGAAGTACTTCAGACTTGAGTCAGTATATAGAATACAACAACAAATTGTACTTTATTACTCGTTATTTTTTATATGAAACAGATGGAACAACTGGTGGAACAAACCAAGTTACAAGTGTGTGGAATGCTCAGAATAATCTTGTAACTTTTGGTGATGCAATCGAGTTAAATAATAAAATGTATTTTTCATTTTTCTCTAAAGGTTTAAAAAAATTATCTATTTATGAATCTGATGGCACTTCTTTTGGAACTTCAGAGATTTACACAGTAACTAATAGTCAATATTTCTATCCTTCATATTTAAATACATTTGGTGATAATTTAATTTTTTCTTCTGTTAATTCTAGTAATGGCACTTCACTTTTCTACCTAAATAGTAATACTAATTTGGTTTCTGAAGTCGTTGAAATAGATCAAAACCCTCAAGAACCAAGTATCAATCTAAGTAATTATATAGCGTTATCTATGGACCAGCTAAATGGTAATCTTTTTTTTGTTAGCTCACCTAAAGATACTAACTGGGAAAAAAAAGGTTGGATATTAGACATTACTTCTTCGACTCTAAATCCTATAGAAGAATTGGATAATTTAATTCATCTAGCATTTGGTCAAAAAATTGTTTACAATAATCACTTATATTATTCTAAAGATTATCAACTATGGAAATTTGACACTAATAGTTTGAGCATATCTTCACTTAATGGTATTGAAGAAATACAATTCTATCCAAACCCTGTATTAGAGTCTATTTCCTTTAATAAGCCAAATGATATTTCTCAAATTAAAATCTATGATTTAAATGGAAAGCTAGTTCTCAGAGAAAATATATACTCAAATAATAGTATAAATATAGAGAACTTAACTTCTGGAATTTATATCATTAAAATCTTTGGTAAGAATGGTAGTATAATGAACAGAAAACTAATAAAAAAATAA
- a CDS encoding acyltransferase produces MTDNNKIYWLNNLKSFMVFLVVVFHAGVTYDKVSMYSTFWIVSDPLNNDYLGILLFILDIFVMYTFFFVSGFLVPLSLKNKTYKKFITLKFKRLIIPWSIAVLTLIPLYKIIYLYSRNMPQEDWTTYFHWNSIWNQSWLWFLPVLFLFNIIYLIFSKIDTSKIELSKFLFFVLILGMIYLLVVRYFNLSTWTTSAILTFQNKRIFIFFLAFLVGSQTFKLNTFKSDIRNKKIEMICHIIGWIAITIYSGVEIYNLTIPGDSLLSKSIDILINRASFLLSLSYLVYSMIIIFKHYLNSKSKIWDELNRNSYGIYIIHFIIMGIIALGLKDIEMPAIIKFLTLTVSTFFTSYLIVYSYKKLNKKIK; encoded by the coding sequence ATGACTGATAATAATAAAATATATTGGCTTAATAACCTTAAGTCTTTCATGGTCTTTTTAGTAGTCGTATTTCATGCTGGTGTTACGTATGACAAAGTTTCTATGTACTCTACGTTTTGGATAGTTTCTGATCCATTAAACAATGATTATCTTGGCATATTGCTCTTTATATTAGATATTTTTGTAATGTATACGTTTTTCTTTGTATCTGGATTTTTAGTGCCATTATCACTAAAAAATAAGACATATAAAAAATTTATAACATTGAAATTTAAACGGTTAATCATTCCTTGGTCAATAGCTGTTCTGACATTAATACCTCTCTACAAGATTATATATTTATATTCACGTAACATGCCCCAGGAAGATTGGACCACTTATTTTCATTGGAATTCAATATGGAATCAATCTTGGTTATGGTTTTTGCCTGTTTTATTCTTATTCAATATCATATACCTTATTTTCTCTAAAATAGACACTTCAAAAATTGAACTTAGCAAATTTCTTTTCTTTGTTCTTATTCTAGGTATGATATATTTGCTTGTAGTGCGTTATTTTAATCTTAGTACTTGGACAACATCAGCAATATTAACTTTTCAGAATAAGAGAATATTTATATTTTTTTTAGCTTTTTTAGTAGGATCACAAACTTTTAAGTTAAATACATTTAAATCAGATATAAGAAATAAGAAAATTGAGATGATTTGCCATATTATAGGATGGATAGCTATAACTATATATAGCGGAGTAGAAATATATAATTTAACAATCCCAGGTGATTCCCTACTTAGTAAATCAATAGATATACTGATAAATAGAGCAAGCTTTTTACTATCATTATCGTACCTGGTTTATTCTATGATTATTATTTTTAAACATTACTTAAACAGTAAAAGTAAAATATGGGATGAGCTTAATCGTAACTCCTATGGTATATACATAATTCATTTTATTATAATGGGTATAATAGCCTTGGGTTTGAAAGACATTGAAATGCCGGCAATAATTAAGTTTTTAACTTTGACAGTATCTACTTTTTTTACAAGTTACCTTATTGTTTATTCTTATAAAAAATTAAACAAGAAGATTAAATAA
- a CDS encoding alkaline phosphatase family protein, with the protein MKKPFNRIITIMFENQYRNYVISNPFLKKLASAGADMTNYFGAFHPSQTNYLASLAGEVCGVTNDTPPSSPLLQETLVDLLEEKNVSWKAYMEAYPNEPWNPAWQSPKYPAQDQPITQNPPAGAKDLSRYYRKHNAFASFHNVQKKEARWNKIVSDVDFWKDVANDSLPEYSWFTPDIWNDGHYLYNTHIDTNPRTQLVSQLSTWLEHVFLGNIATTKIQGGSETGLNNIGLNLDVDLLLSDPKKAWAQSNVPKGTLIVVTFDEADYDAIGYDTSYDGPNQVYTVLLGDMIEPGTIISTPYNHYNLIKTVEENYQLGSLNKNDHGANWFRFLWNEAFAWNAPVNTGFSVGNALAITNETEGEHMVFSNASGQLFSSILSASGWNNPNKLGIITQGKIALATIENKTILVHIGPNGELMKTTYNTVKKQWSETRSLQQTTLGSIALATYLDVDTATNKWMLCWVAADGFMQSMEGGFNGFSGTVVPVNQLTDGDITLGQVGAALLLVYKERNTRKMRITSFNTASFNAIDAVDFDGNPAPENNTTLAQWSVTDYTVGHFSKKMAALADEYQNLGHMAMATLSGEMHLVHRGGYKDLSNAYTEKFGLTGIYAAANELSNGYGTLDQAGWTKEEKMTDVAIHTNSPVAMCSNGAALTLVWADANSNTIKHIQGAYTNT; encoded by the coding sequence ATGAAAAAACCATTTAATCGCATTATTACCATAATGTTTGAGAATCAGTACAGAAACTACGTGATTTCAAATCCTTTCTTAAAAAAGCTAGCTTCTGCTGGAGCAGATATGACCAATTACTTTGGTGCATTTCATCCTTCTCAAACAAATTATTTAGCTTCTTTGGCTGGTGAAGTATGTGGTGTTACCAATGACACACCACCCTCCTCACCGCTCTTGCAAGAAACTTTAGTAGATTTATTAGAAGAAAAAAACGTGAGCTGGAAAGCGTATATGGAAGCTTACCCAAACGAACCATGGAATCCCGCTTGGCAAAGCCCGAAGTATCCAGCCCAAGATCAACCCATTACTCAAAATCCTCCTGCTGGTGCTAAAGATCTATCAAGGTATTATCGCAAACACAATGCATTTGCTTCGTTTCATAACGTTCAAAAAAAGGAAGCGCGATGGAATAAAATCGTAAGTGACGTGGATTTCTGGAAAGATGTTGCTAATGATTCTCTTCCTGAATATAGCTGGTTTACACCAGACATTTGGAACGATGGCCATTACCTTTACAATACGCATATCGATACCAACCCACGTACACAACTGGTTTCACAATTATCTACTTGGTTAGAGCATGTTTTTCTAGGAAACATTGCAACTACAAAAATCCAAGGAGGTTCAGAAACAGGTTTAAATAATATTGGCCTTAATTTAGATGTGGATTTGTTATTAAGCGATCCGAAAAAAGCTTGGGCACAATCTAATGTACCTAAGGGAACGCTAATTGTTGTCACATTTGATGAGGCCGATTATGATGCTATAGGGTATGACACCAGTTACGATGGTCCAAACCAAGTATACACGGTTCTTTTAGGAGATATGATTGAACCTGGAACTATTATTTCAACTCCATATAATCACTATAACCTTATTAAGACTGTTGAAGAAAATTATCAATTAGGCTCTTTAAATAAGAATGACCACGGTGCAAATTGGTTTCGTTTCTTATGGAACGAAGCCTTTGCTTGGAATGCTCCAGTAAACACCGGTTTCTCTGTGGGAAATGCGCTTGCCATTACCAATGAAACAGAAGGTGAACATATGGTATTTTCCAATGCTAGTGGACAATTATTTAGTAGTATCCTCAGCGCTTCAGGCTGGAACAACCCTAATAAACTAGGCATTATCACCCAAGGGAAAATTGCTCTAGCAACCATTGAAAACAAAACAATATTGGTACATATTGGCCCAAATGGAGAATTAATGAAGACCACTTACAACACGGTAAAAAAACAATGGTCTGAAACACGTTCTTTGCAACAAACCACATTAGGAAGTATTGCCTTAGCAACGTATTTAGACGTGGATACTGCGACAAATAAATGGATGCTATGTTGGGTAGCTGCGGATGGATTTATGCAATCAATGGAAGGGGGTTTTAATGGTTTTTCAGGGACAGTTGTCCCAGTAAATCAGCTAACAGACGGAGACATAACATTAGGACAAGTAGGGGCTGCTTTGTTACTAGTTTACAAAGAACGGAACACGCGTAAAATGAGAATAACCTCTTTTAATACTGCCTCATTTAATGCTATTGATGCCGTTGACTTCGATGGCAATCCTGCTCCAGAAAATAATACTACTTTGGCTCAGTGGTCAGTAACAGATTACACGGTAGGTCATTTTTCAAAGAAAATGGCAGCATTGGCCGATGAATATCAAAATTTGGGCCATATGGCGATGGCAACGTTGTCTGGAGAAATGCACCTGGTGCACCGCGGAGGGTATAAAGACCTATCGAATGCTTACACTGAAAAATTTGGGCTCACAGGTATTTACGCTGCAGCTAATGAATTATCCAATGGCTATGGCACACTAGACCAAGCTGGATGGACAAAAGAAGAGAAAATGACTGATGTAGCTATTCATACAAATAGTCCTGTTGCAATGTGTTCTAATGGAGCAGCGCTTACTTTAGTTTGGGCTGATGCTAATAGCAATACCATTAAACACATACAAGGAGCATATACAAACACTTAA
- a CDS encoding DUF975 family protein has protein sequence MKTENLVLMQMARESLKEKWGLAIGTFVVYMLVIGAIQATTEFFPLAGLLSLIISGPMAVGIAIFSINISRNQDARLEQIFQGFNNFGTSLGAYLLMLLFILLWTLLLIIPGIIAALSYSMTFYILADDNSIGAMEAIDKSKKMMDGYKWKYFCLGLRFIGWSLLCILTLGIGFLWLLPYMQVSMVKFYDDIK, from the coding sequence ATGAAAACAGAGAATCTAGTATTAATGCAAATGGCACGTGAATCTTTAAAGGAGAAATGGGGTCTTGCAATTGGAACATTCGTTGTATATATGTTAGTAATTGGTGCTATTCAGGCAACGACTGAATTTTTCCCACTTGCAGGTTTACTGTCATTAATTATCTCAGGTCCTATGGCGGTTGGAATTGCTATATTTTCAATAAATATTTCAAGGAATCAAGACGCAAGATTAGAGCAAATATTTCAAGGGTTTAATAATTTTGGCACTTCTTTAGGAGCTTACTTACTGATGCTTTTATTTATATTATTATGGACTCTTTTGTTAATAATCCCTGGTATTATTGCTGCATTATCTTATTCTATGACTTTTTATATTCTTGCTGATGATAATTCAATTGGGGCAATGGAAGCAATCGATAAAAGCAAAAAAATGATGGACGGATATAAATGGAAGTATTTCTGTTTAGGACTAAGGTTTATTGGATGGTCTTTACTTTGCATCCTCACATTAGGTATTGGTTTCCTTTGGTTATTACCTTATATGCAAGTAAGTATGGTGAAGTTCTATGATGATATAAAATAA
- a CDS encoding helix-turn-helix domain-containing protein: MNPKTINLRDIKKMRLERHWSQDQLSEMSGLSIRTIQRIENGENAGLESLKSLAAVFEINITDSDKTQEIEQIRKEEEYVQNVKGFYKLLVIAVLSLVAPFIIAINDASNWIIFLWILLSWGVILGIYSLNVFDFFGEEWKRKMIYKKFKNK, from the coding sequence ATGAACCCTAAAACAATTAATTTAAGAGATATTAAAAAAATGAGATTGGAAAGACATTGGTCACAAGATCAATTGTCAGAAATGAGTGGATTAAGTATAAGAACTATTCAGCGAATTGAAAATGGAGAGAATGCAGGTTTAGAATCATTGAAATCTTTAGCAGCGGTTTTTGAAATCAATATTACTGATTCAGATAAGACTCAGGAAATAGAGCAGATTAGAAAAGAAGAAGAATATGTTCAAAATGTTAAGGGCTTTTATAAACTTCTTGTAATTGCAGTTTTAAGTTTGGTAGCTCCCTTTATTATTGCAATTAATGATGCATCCAATTGGATCATTTTTTTATGGATACTGCTTTCTTGGGGAGTAATATTGGGCATCTACTCTCTTAATGTTTTTGATTTTTTTGGAGAAGAATGGAAAAGAAAAATGATTTATAAGAAATTTAAAAATAAGTAA
- a CDS encoding fasciclin domain-containing protein, producing the protein MKKLVLLLTITMSLALSKNATAQETIVDVAVGNEDFSTLVTALKAADLVGALQGDGPFTVFAPTNDAFAKIDSKALSSLLEAKNQKALANILTYHVISGKITATDVVDALKKGNGTVELKALNGQVLTVIQKDEKIWLKDVNGNYSEIVATDVMGSNGVIHVINTVAMPK; encoded by the coding sequence ATGAAAAAATTAGTTCTTTTATTAACAATTACAATGTCTTTAGCCTTATCTAAAAATGCTACTGCACAAGAAACAATAGTAGATGTGGCGGTTGGAAACGAAGATTTTTCAACATTAGTAACTGCTTTAAAAGCAGCAGATTTAGTTGGTGCTTTGCAAGGAGATGGACCATTTACGGTTTTTGCTCCAACCAACGATGCTTTCGCAAAAATTGATTCGAAGGCATTAAGTTCTCTATTAGAAGCAAAAAATCAAAAAGCATTAGCTAATATCTTAACATATCATGTAATATCTGGTAAGATAACTGCAACTGATGTTGTAGATGCTTTAAAGAAAGGTAATGGAACGGTAGAATTAAAAGCGTTAAATGGTCAAGTGTTGACTGTAATTCAAAAAGATGAAAAAATTTGGTTGAAAGACGTAAATGGAAATTATAGTGAAATTGTTGCAACAGATGTGATGGGTAGTAATGGTGTAATTCATGTAATAAACACTGTAGCGATGCCTAAGTAA
- a CDS encoding proline iminopeptidase-family hydrolase → MIKLFRKIQANFMTNNKTRKHFKFTFEKTPIVVIGLLILFISGCAPFEKPTNPYLKAKNGFIQVEGGKIWYAITGGGDNTPLLHLHGGPGGTSNFNLSEIADERPVIVFDQLGNGRSDHHKDTTLLKVHKLVEQVRAIKTSLKLNEFYLSGGSWGTALALEYYNKYPEGIKGLIFNSPYFSTKIWTDDADILVAALPDSIQSAIQIAEADSIFNTDSYANANSVFAKKHGMRTAYKLHPYDTLKYKRDSFIYNYMWGPSEFTSTGTLRNYDIHQTLKDIRVPVLFTTGEFDEARPQTVKKFSDLVSNSTMVVIEEAGHFTSNDNRPALIFAIKQFLKSQKK, encoded by the coding sequence ATGATAAAATTATTTAGAAAAATACAAGCCAACTTTATGACGAATAACAAAACTAGAAAACACTTTAAATTTACCTTTGAGAAAACTCCCATTGTTGTTATTGGCCTTTTAATTCTCTTTATTTCTGGTTGCGCTCCTTTTGAGAAACCAACAAATCCTTATTTAAAGGCTAAAAATGGATTTATACAAGTAGAGGGCGGAAAAATTTGGTATGCAATAACTGGAGGGGGCGACAACACCCCGTTACTACATCTTCATGGAGGACCTGGTGGCACAAGTAATTTTAACTTGTCAGAAATTGCCGATGAACGACCAGTAATAGTATTTGATCAATTAGGAAATGGACGGTCTGACCACCATAAAGATACTACGCTACTAAAAGTGCATAAGCTTGTTGAACAAGTACGTGCCATTAAAACTTCATTGAAATTGAATGAATTTTATTTATCTGGAGGATCTTGGGGTACTGCCTTGGCGCTCGAATACTATAATAAATATCCTGAAGGCATAAAAGGGCTTATATTTAATAGCCCCTATTTTAGCACTAAGATCTGGACTGACGATGCCGACATACTTGTAGCTGCATTGCCTGATTCTATTCAGTCTGCCATCCAAATTGCTGAAGCGGACAGCATTTTCAATACAGATTCATACGCCAACGCCAACAGCGTATTTGCAAAAAAACATGGAATGAGAACTGCATATAAACTACATCCATATGATACCTTAAAATACAAACGCGACTCATTTATATACAACTATATGTGGGGTCCGAGTGAGTTCACTTCAACTGGAACACTAAGAAATTACGACATACATCAAACCCTTAAAGACATAAGGGTGCCTGTATTATTTACTACTGGAGAATTTGATGAGGCTCGGCCACAGACTGTAAAGAAATTCAGTGATTTGGTGTCAAACTCTACAATGGTAGTAATTGAAGAAGCTGGGCATTTTACTTCTAATGATAATCGACCAGCGCTGATATTTGCCATAAAACAATTTTTGAAGAGTCAAAAGAAATAG
- a CDS encoding DUF4231 domain-containing protein, with protein sequence MPSNTNRPDYPALYDSANNASLTSQKYYMLGMKWYIGLSITAAFLSIYIKESTFAGILATIMFFAIMFLTIFQAVKRYDRTWYNGRAVAESVKTRTWRFITRAEPYFNNENVNNVREEFCNDLKDILDQNRELGSFLSHESVTKDTITQSMLEIRKFSLTDRLNYYVSNRINEQRNWYHTKASYNRAMAKKWFIGLIVINSIIILLLLIEVGYDIYNLPTPALIVVGSSIVSWSQIKKYQDLATSYGLTAHEIGIIKDQSFKVQGEKELSDFVKDAENAFSREHTQWVARKDKP encoded by the coding sequence ATGCCATCTAATACTAATAGACCAGACTATCCTGCACTTTATGACTCAGCAAATAATGCTTCATTGACAAGTCAAAAGTATTACATGCTTGGAATGAAATGGTATATTGGATTGTCTATTACTGCAGCATTTCTATCAATTTATATTAAGGAATCAACATTTGCTGGGATATTGGCCACAATTATGTTTTTTGCAATTATGTTTTTGACCATTTTTCAGGCAGTAAAGAGGTATGACAGAACTTGGTACAATGGAAGAGCTGTTGCCGAATCTGTCAAAACTAGAACTTGGCGTTTTATCACAAGAGCAGAACCCTACTTTAACAACGAAAATGTAAATAATGTTAGAGAAGAATTCTGCAATGACTTAAAGGATATTCTTGACCAGAATCGTGAACTTGGTAGCTTTTTAAGCCATGAAAGTGTAACAAAAGACACAATTACCCAATCTATGTTGGAAATTCGAAAGTTTAGTTTAACGGATAGATTGAATTATTACGTAAGTAATCGAATCAATGAACAGAGAAATTGGTATCACACAAAGGCGAGTTATAACAGAGCAATGGCTAAAAAATGGTTCATTGGTTTAATCGTTATTAACTCGATAATTATCCTACTGCTTTTGATTGAAGTTGGTTACGACATTTATAATTTGCCAACACCAGCATTGATTGTAGTTGGTTCAAGTATCGTTTCATGGTCTCAAATTAAAAAATATCAGGATTTAGCGACTTCTTATGGTCTTACTGCACATGAGATTGGAATAATAAAAGACCAAAGTTTTAAAGTTCAGGGAGAAAAAGAGTTATCGGACTTTGTCAAAGATGCAGAAAATGCGTTTTCAAGAGAGCATACTCAATGGGTGGCAAGAAAAGATAAACCATGA
- a CDS encoding TIR domain-containing protein: MPELHRYRIFASHAWHRDEAYKRLFQFLDAAPLFIYSNYSVPQDKAFVGMNNTQLIEQLKRQVRPVEAVIILGGMYVSHSGWIQAEINFAKSIGKPIIGVMPWGAQRMPQAVTNAADIVVGWNTSSIVNAIRKYAI, encoded by the coding sequence ATGCCAGAATTACACCGTTACAGAATTTTCGCAAGCCATGCTTGGCACCGAGATGAAGCCTATAAAAGATTGTTTCAATTCTTAGATGCTGCTCCACTATTTATTTATTCAAATTACAGCGTTCCACAAGACAAAGCTTTTGTAGGGATGAATAATACTCAACTCATAGAACAACTAAAAAGACAAGTTAGACCTGTTGAAGCAGTAATAATACTTGGTGGCATGTATGTTTCGCATAGTGGATGGATACAAGCAGAAATTAATTTTGCAAAATCCATTGGAAAGCCAATCATTGGCGTAATGCCTTGGGGTGCTCAAAGAATGCCTCAAGCAGTAACAAATGCAGCTGATATTGTTGTTGGTTGGAATACTTCGTCAATTGTAAACGCAATAAGAAAATATGCCATCTAA